One genomic segment of Belonocnema kinseyi isolate 2016_QV_RU_SX_M_011 chromosome 2, B_treatae_v1, whole genome shotgun sequence includes these proteins:
- the LOC117167583 gene encoding uncharacterized protein LOC117167583, producing MKLQILSAVLLLLQVTSTLCFVRIRRMESDVRLEHFTECKKQLGVSDEIIRTTENYWQAEKLKCLMACMFEKDGLWGADRKFNIDQFMEEFAEDTELESKKAAALKEICFEEAKVHDEYCDFANTLFKCCIETYENFEAKERKESKKAS from the exons ATGAAGCTCCAAATACTTTCAGCTGTTCTATTACTTCTTCAAGTG ACAAGTACACTTTGTTTTGTCAGAATTCGACGTATGGAATCAGACGTGCGACTAGAACATTTTACTGAGTGTAAAAAACAACTTGGAGTATCAGATG AAATTATCAGAACTACCGAGAATTATTGGCAGGCCGAAAAGTTGAAGTGCTTGATGGCTTGTATGTTTGAGAAAGACGGACTT tgGGGTGCCGATAGAAAGTTTAATATAGACCAATTCATGGAAGAATTTGCAGAAGACACTGAGCTTGAATCTAAGAAAGCAGCAGCATTAAAAGAAATTTGCTTTGAAGAAG CTAAAGTACACGACGAATATTGCGATTTTGCTAACACTCTCTTTAAATGCTGTATCGAGACATACGAAAATTTCGAAGCCAAGGAACGCAAGGAGTCAAAGAAAGCATCATAA